One window of the Sebastes umbrosus isolate fSebUmb1 chromosome 1, fSebUmb1.pri, whole genome shotgun sequence genome contains the following:
- the LOC119495486 gene encoding metalloproteinase inhibitor 4-like isoform X2, whose product MFQERSAYLGLWVLLLLGAGMEEVVEGCSCHPAHPQQLFCSAEIVIRAKISGEKIVSPSNSSSPYMKMIQYEIKMIKMFKGFDKAKDIQYVYTPVFSSLCGVKLDSNNKAGYLLSGSMWSDGRISIGQCDLVESWDNLSLSQKKNLNYRYQMGCECRVNQHLLHGPVCVYRRKRVLVD is encoded by the exons ATGTTCCAGGAGCGGAGTGCGTATCTGGGGCTCTGGGTGCTCCTTTTGCTCGGTGCAGGCATGGAGGAAGTTGTGGAGGGATGTAGCTGCCACCCAGCACACCCACAGCAGCTATTCTGCAGCGCTGAGATCG TGATAAGGGCAAAGATCTCCGGAGAGAAGATTGTGTCGCCTAGCAACAGCTCCTCACCTTACATGAAGATGATCCAATATGAAATCAAAATGATCAAG ATGTTCAAAGGTTTCGACAAGGCCAAGGACATCCAGTACGTGTACACTCCGGTcttctcctcactgtgtggagtCAAACTAGACTCCaacaataaagcagggtattTGCTCTCAG GAAGTATGTGGAGTGATGGGAGGATTTCTATTGGCCAATGCGACCTAGTGGAGTCTTGGGACAACTTGTCACTGTCGCAGAAGAAGAATCTCAACTACAGATACCAGATGGGCTGTGAATGCAGAGTGA ATCAACACCTGTTACACGGTCCCGTGTGCGTCTACAGGAGAAAACGAGTGCTTGTGGACTGA
- the LOC119495486 gene encoding metalloproteinase inhibitor 4-like isoform X1 → MFQERSAYLGLWVLLLLGAGMEEVVEGCSCHPAHPQQLFCSAEIVIRAKISGEKIVSPSNSSSPYMKMIQYEIKMIKMFKGFDKAKDIQYVYTPVFSSLCGVKLDSNNKAGYLLSGSMWSDGRISIGQCDLVESWDNLSLSQKKNLNYRYQMGCECRINTCYTVPCASTGENECLWTDWLLDNSLNGEQARQYACIRRSDTTCSWYRGGPPPEKDFLDMADP, encoded by the exons ATGTTCCAGGAGCGGAGTGCGTATCTGGGGCTCTGGGTGCTCCTTTTGCTCGGTGCAGGCATGGAGGAAGTTGTGGAGGGATGTAGCTGCCACCCAGCACACCCACAGCAGCTATTCTGCAGCGCTGAGATCG TGATAAGGGCAAAGATCTCCGGAGAGAAGATTGTGTCGCCTAGCAACAGCTCCTCACCTTACATGAAGATGATCCAATATGAAATCAAAATGATCAAG ATGTTCAAAGGTTTCGACAAGGCCAAGGACATCCAGTACGTGTACACTCCGGTcttctcctcactgtgtggagtCAAACTAGACTCCaacaataaagcagggtattTGCTCTCAG GAAGTATGTGGAGTGATGGGAGGATTTCTATTGGCCAATGCGACCTAGTGGAGTCTTGGGACAACTTGTCACTGTCGCAGAAGAAGAATCTCAACTACAGATACCAGATGGGCTGTGAATGCAGA ATCAACACCTGTTACACGGTCCCGTGTGCGTCTACAGGAGAAAACGAGTGCTTGTGGACTGACTGGCTGCTGGATAACAGCCTAAATGGGGAGCAGGCTCGGCAGTACGCCTGCATCCGCCGCTCCGACACGACCTGTAGCTGGTACCGGGGCGGACCCCCACCTGAGAAAGACTTCCTGGACATGGCTGACCCTTGA